One window from the genome of Drosophila albomicans strain 15112-1751.03 chromosome 2L, ASM965048v2, whole genome shotgun sequence encodes:
- the LOC117564830 gene encoding U-actitoxin-Avd3r, translating to MCFYEFHFNWKYLAMKLFLYICCLVFVFRAVSSYNKVIRQPKCLYMADVGPCEDSIKVYGYDYTTNRCVHFFYGGCGGNPNRFATKEECMQECHVESEESAEDEEYILDDIHMRSDL from the exons ATGTGCTTTTATGAATTCCATTTCAATTGGAAATATCTTGCCATGAAACTATTTCTGTATATTTGCTgtctggtttttgtttttagagcTGTTAGCTCATACAATAAAGTCATACGACAAC CCAAGTGCTTGTATATGGCCGATGTGGGACCTTGTGAGGATAGCATTAAAGTCTATGGCTATGACTATACAACCAATCGATGTGTACATTTCTTTTATGGCGGCTGCGGTGGCAATCCAAATCGATTTGCCACAAAGGAGGAATGCATGCAAGAGTGTCATGTGGAGTCTGAAGAAAGCGCAGAGGACGAGGAATATATTCTAGACGATATACACATGAGAAGCgatttataa